The following coding sequences lie in one Scatophagus argus isolate fScaArg1 chromosome 9, fScaArg1.pri, whole genome shotgun sequence genomic window:
- the cndp1 gene encoding cytosolic non-specific dipeptidase gives MYRQQHGNTVCLPEKTVTNTSNRKEMDRLVLSSILLVISTVHAFPYTELVQYIDSHQGEYVEALRDWVAIESDSSNVLKRADLHRMMEMAAQKLRLMGGTVELVDIGEQELPDGQMLALPKVVTAQFGSDPNKHTLCVYGHVDVQPAKLEDGWATDPYNLTDINDNLYGRGASDNKAPVLAWIHAVEAYQALNMELPVNVKFVIEGMEETGSNGLDAMILAQRDTFFSDIDYIIISDCGWLSRRPALTYGTRGNCYFYAEVEGPKQDLHSGVYGGAVIEPMIDLIGILDTLISPSGKILIPGIREAVAPLSDEEWKMYQDIQFDMDNYKTKIGVNQLMYSNKVDLLAHIWRYPTVSIHGIEGAFSDPGTKTVIPAKVTAKFSIRQVPNMDPAMVKKQVTDYLHSVFAKRKSPNKLKVTMVIGAKPWLADTQHPLYEAGRAAVKRVFDMDPDLIREGGTIPIARTFQDVTGKSIIMMPIGGFDDGLHSQNEKISRYNYIEGTKLFVAYLHEVSQIKRTSV, from the exons ATGTACAGGCAACAACACGGGAACACAGTCTGCCTGCCTGAGAAGACTGTCACAAATACCTCCAACAGAAAAGAG ATGGATCGTCTAGTTTTGTCATCCATCCTACTGGTTATTTCCACTGTCCATGCTTTCCCGTATACAGAGCTGGTGCAGTACATAGACAGCCATCAAGGAGAATATGTGGAG gCTCTGCGGGACTGGGTTGCGATTGAAAGCGACTCCAGCAACGTCTTGAAGAGAGCAGATTTACACCGCATGATGGAAATGGCGGCGCagaagctgaggctgatgggagggACTGTAGAGCTGGTGGACATTGGAGAACAAGAA CTTCCTGATGGGCAGATGTTAGCATTACCTAAAGTGGTGACAGCTCAGTTTGGCAGTGACCCGAACAAACACACGTTGTGTGTCTATGGTCATGTGGACGTCCAACCAGCAAAGCTTGAAGACGGCTGGGCAACGGATCCCTACAACCTGACTGACATCAACG ATAACCTTTACGGAAGGGGAGCATCAGACAACAAAGCCCCAGTTTTAGCCTGGATCCATGCGGTGGAGGCGTACCAGGCCCTCAATATG GAGCTGCCAGTGAATGTGAAGTTTGTCATTGAAGGCATGGAAGAGACGGGCTCTAACGGCTTGGATGCCATGATCCTAGCACAGAGAGACACCTTCTTCTCTGACATTGATTATATCATCATCTCAGACTGTGGCTGGCTCAGCAGACGGCCCGCCCTCACCTATGGCACCAGAGGCAACTGCTACTTCTACGCCGAG GTTGAAGGACCTAAACAGGACTTACATTCTGGTGTTTATGGAGGTGCTGTGATTGAACCGATGATTGACCTCATTGGTATTCTTG ACACACTGATCAGTCCCAGTGGTAAGATCCTGATTCCTGGGATCAGGGAAGCCGTGGCTCCCCTCTCTGATGAGGAATGGAAAATGTACCAGGACATTCAGTTCGACATGGACAACTACAAAACCAAAATTGGTGTCAACCAGCTCATGTACAGCAACAAG GTAGACTTGTTGGCCCATATTTGGCGCTACCCCACTGTCTCTATCCATGGCATTGAAGGTGCCTTCTCTGACCCTGGCACAAAGACTGTCATCCCTGCTAAGGTTACTGCTAAGTTCTCCATTAGACAGGTTCCCAACATGGACCCTGCTATGGTCAAGAAGCAG GTAACAGACTACCTTCACTCGGTGTTTGCCAAGAGGAAGAGTCCTAACAAGCTGAAAGTGACCATGGTGATTGGGGCCAAGCCTTGGCTGGCTGACACTCAGCATCCTCTGTATGAGGCTGGGAGGGCTGCTGTCAAGAGAG TTTTTGACATGGATCCTGATCTGATCCGTGAGGGCGGGACCATTCCTATTGCCAGAACCTTCCAGGATGTGACGGGGAAAAGCATCATCATGATGCCCATCGGAGGCTTTGACGACGGGCTGCACTCCCAGAATGAGAAAATCAGCAG GTACAACTATATTGAAGGAACCAAATTATTTGTTGCCTACCTGCATGAAGTCTCCCAGATTAAGAGGACCAGCGTGTGA